A window of Candidatus Methylomirabilis lanthanidiphila contains these coding sequences:
- a CDS encoding ATPase AAA — MNDHTQWMQANETYLATALAWLRLRLEKLAAQETKPAQLVVEPVTEKPRGFFAGLFGRSAPQPAQPAEVPWTSLVPRDTDIVEAEQALTQAERNEVPPALMILAHRLELSHFEQQVLLLCAAMDLDTRIPSLCARAQGDPQRSYPTFALALTLFDEPVWNALLPQNPLRYWRLIEINQPGATPFTAAALRADERIVNYLKGLNYLDDRLAPLVEPLFGDVGHGEELPRSQEQQATELVSRLRASAGAGRAPVIELLGRESEGKRAVAWKVASTLGLNLYRLSAGLLPAQEPDFETFVRLWQRESLLMPIALYLDMGESVATGAHDTQAAATARFLGRAQGVVFLDVEEPQRIPDRPVYSVEIQKPTPQEQRSAWLQAIGEGAEDLSGRLAAQFNLSRREIEQIAAAVPDETEADILVEERLWEGCLAASRPKLERLAQRIDAKATWDDIVLPEEERALLRQIAEQVRQRSRVYEDWGFRQRMNRGLGISALFAGESGTGKTMAAEVIANDLKLHLYRIDLSAVVNKYIGETEKNLRRVFDAAEDSGAILFFDEADALFGKRSEVKDSHDRYANIEINYLLQRMEAYRGLAILATNMKSALDQAFMRRLRFIVNFQFPGAKERKLIWQHVFPKADASRGLAGTPVEGLNYDRLAKLNLTGGSIHNIALNAAFLAAQAGTPVTMPIVMDAARTEFRKLERPINEADFRILEAVGKQI, encoded by the coding sequence ATGAACGATCACACCCAGTGGATGCAGGCCAACGAAACGTACCTAGCGACGGCGCTGGCGTGGCTGCGGCTGCGGCTGGAAAAACTGGCCGCGCAAGAAACCAAACCGGCCCAACTCGTCGTTGAGCCTGTCACCGAGAAGCCGCGGGGCTTTTTTGCCGGTCTATTCGGCAGATCGGCGCCGCAACCCGCTCAACCGGCCGAGGTGCCCTGGACATCGCTCGTGCCTCGTGACACGGATATCGTGGAGGCCGAACAGGCGTTGACTCAGGCGGAACGGAATGAGGTGCCGCCGGCGCTGATGATCCTGGCCCATCGCCTGGAACTGTCGCACTTTGAACAACAGGTGCTGCTCTTGTGTGCGGCCATGGATCTCGACACCCGGATCCCCTCGCTTTGTGCCCGTGCCCAGGGCGACCCCCAGAGGTCGTACCCGACCTTCGCGCTGGCGCTGACCCTGTTCGACGAGCCCGTCTGGAACGCCCTCTTGCCCCAGAATCCCTTGCGCTACTGGCGTTTGATCGAGATTAACCAGCCGGGTGCGACACCCTTTACCGCCGCCGCGCTGCGGGCCGACGAACGGATCGTCAATTACCTCAAAGGGCTCAACTACCTGGACGACCGACTGGCGCCGTTGGTCGAACCTCTGTTCGGTGATGTAGGCCATGGGGAGGAGTTGCCTCGGTCGCAGGAACAGCAAGCGACCGAGTTGGTAAGTCGGTTACGCGCGTCAGCCGGTGCTGGACGCGCGCCGGTGATCGAATTGTTGGGTCGGGAATCGGAAGGCAAACGGGCAGTAGCGTGGAAAGTGGCCAGCACACTCGGACTCAATCTCTACCGCCTGTCTGCAGGACTGTTACCCGCCCAGGAGCCGGATTTCGAAACCTTTGTCCGCCTTTGGCAACGGGAGTCCTTGCTGATGCCGATCGCCCTCTATCTGGATATGGGGGAGAGCGTCGCAACAGGCGCTCATGACACGCAAGCGGCAGCGACCGCTCGGTTTCTCGGCCGCGCCCAAGGCGTCGTTTTCCTGGACGTGGAGGAGCCCCAGCGGATCCCTGACCGCCCGGTGTATTCAGTCGAGATTCAAAAGCCTACGCCCCAGGAGCAGCGATCGGCCTGGTTGCAAGCCATCGGTGAGGGTGCGGAGGACCTGTCAGGGCGATTGGCCGCCCAGTTTAACCTGAGCCGGCGAGAGATTGAACAGATCGCCGCCGCCGTCCCCGATGAGACCGAAGCGGACATCTTGGTGGAAGAGCGTCTATGGGAGGGCTGCCTCGCCGCTTCCCGTCCCAAGCTGGAGCGGTTGGCGCAGCGGATCGACGCCAAAGCCACTTGGGACGATATCGTCCTGCCGGAAGAAGAGCGCGCGCTCCTGCGCCAGATTGCCGAGCAGGTTCGGCAACGGAGCCGGGTCTATGAGGATTGGGGGTTTCGGCAGCGAATGAACCGAGGTTTGGGGATCAGCGCCCTGTTCGCCGGGGAGAGCGGTACCGGCAAGACCATGGCCGCAGAGGTCATCGCCAATGACCTGAAGTTGCACCTCTATCGCATCGATCTCTCCGCCGTGGTGAACAAATATATCGGCGAGACCGAAAAGAACCTCCGCCGCGTCTTTGACGCCGCGGAAGACAGCGGGGCGATCTTGTTCTTTGACGAAGCCGACGCCCTTTTCGGCAAGCGCAGCGAGGTGAAGGACAGTCACGACCGCTACGCTAACATCGAGATCAATTACCTCCTGCAGCGGATGGAAGCCTACCGGGGACTCGCCATTCTCGCCACCAACATGAAGAGCGCCCTGGACCAAGCGTTTATGCGACGGCTGCGTTTCATTGTGAACTTCCAGTTCCCCGGCGCAAAGGAACGCAAGCTCATCTGGCAGCATGTCTTTCCGAAGGCCGACGCGTCGCGCGGTCTCGCCGGTACGCCCGTCGAGGGGCTGAACTACGATCGACTCGCGAAGCTCAACCTGACCGGCGGCAGCATCCACAACATTGCCCTGAACGCCGCGTTCCTGGCGGCCCAAGCCGGTACACCGGTGACCATGCCGATCGTCATGGACGCGGCTCGTACCGAATTCCGCAAGCTGGAGCGACCCATCAACGAGGCGGATTTCCGCATCCTGGAAGCCGTCGGGAAGCAGATATGA
- a CDS encoding Phage-related baseplate assembly protein encodes MPSEKFFGKYRGMVVSSGLDPEGRGRILVQVPDVLGMGISTWAMPCVPFAGLQMGMYVVPPPNAGVWIEFEKGDPDYPIWTGCWWGSRLEVPLTAQTAPPALPLVLLETALKNGFVVSDTPVPVIPPLPMGLPAGGIILRSGTSYIRIDATGISIFGPKVTINGIAVVDINSSALTVTGPGAPV; translated from the coding sequence ATGCCAAGCGAGAAGTTCTTCGGCAAATATCGAGGCATGGTGGTGAGTAGCGGTCTCGATCCGGAAGGTCGGGGACGGATCCTGGTGCAGGTGCCGGACGTGTTGGGCATGGGAATCTCCACTTGGGCGATGCCATGCGTGCCTTTTGCCGGCCTGCAGATGGGTATGTACGTAGTGCCACCTCCGAATGCGGGGGTCTGGATTGAATTTGAGAAGGGCGATCCGGACTACCCAATCTGGACAGGATGCTGGTGGGGGTCAAGACTCGAAGTCCCCCTAACGGCGCAGACGGCGCCTCCGGCATTGCCGCTCGTACTATTGGAGACCGCACTCAAGAACGGATTCGTGGTGAGTGATACACCGGTACCGGTTATTCCGCCGCTGCCTATGGGACTTCCCGCAGGCGGAATCATTCTAAGGAGCGGCACTTCCTACATTCGAATTGATGCCACAGGCATTAGCATCTTCGGCCCAAAGGTGACCATCAATGGCATAGCGGTAGTGGATATCAACAGTTCGGCGTTGACGGTGACCGGGCCGGGCGCCCCGGTTTAG
- a CDS encoding Gene 25-like lysozyme codes for MNIDYPFHFDNRGRTASTGDDDHIRDMIEQFLFTNPGERVNRPDFGSGLLQLIFAPNSPELAATLQFTVQAGLQRWLGDVIEVQALEVTSEEATLRVDLKYLVRRTQETRVATFTRSTS; via the coding sequence ATGAACATCGACTATCCCTTCCACTTCGACAACCGCGGACGCACGGCCAGTACCGGTGACGACGACCACATCCGCGACATGATCGAGCAGTTCCTCTTCACCAACCCCGGCGAGCGGGTGAATCGTCCGGATTTCGGCAGCGGTTTGCTGCAACTGATCTTTGCCCCCAATAGCCCGGAACTCGCTGCGACCTTGCAATTCACCGTTCAGGCCGGGTTGCAGCGCTGGCTCGGCGACGTGATCGAGGTGCAGGCGCTGGAGGTGACGAGCGAGGAGGCTACTTTGCGCGTCGATCTGAAATATCTGGTGCGGCGTACGCAGGAAACCCGCGTCGCCACCTTCACTAGGAGCACGTCATGA